A region from the Halomarina litorea genome encodes:
- a CDS encoding cupin domain-containing protein, with product MGPTNEADVEPVEHEGVEGRFTQKQLGAAAGERLGCSLYELPPGCQPWSYHYHAANEEALYVLSGEGTVRLDGETYRVREGDYVACPADESGAHCVVNDSDDPLRYLAVSTMRDPDVTMHPDIGKVGVYVGSPPGSEAERAFSEFFDTEDRE from the coding sequence ATGGGTCCCACGAACGAAGCCGACGTCGAACCCGTCGAACACGAGGGCGTGGAGGGGCGCTTCACGCAGAAGCAGTTGGGCGCGGCGGCGGGCGAGCGACTCGGCTGTAGCCTGTACGAACTCCCGCCGGGATGCCAGCCGTGGTCGTACCACTACCACGCGGCCAACGAGGAGGCGCTGTACGTCCTCTCGGGCGAGGGCACCGTCCGCCTCGACGGCGAGACGTACCGGGTTCGGGAGGGCGACTACGTGGCCTGTCCGGCCGACGAGTCGGGCGCGCACTGCGTCGTCAACGACTCCGACGACCCCCTACGATACCTCGCCGTCTCGACGATGCGCGACCCGGACGTAACGATGCACCCCGACATCGGGAAGGTGGGCGTCTACGTCGGGTCGCCGCCCGGCAGCGAGGCCGAGCGGGCGTTCTCGGAGTTCTTCGACACCGAAGATCGGGAGTGA
- a CDS encoding long-chain-fatty-acid--CoA ligase: MVNLVSDVAETAAEFPDRTAIGFRGEQVSYEQFWSEAGRFAAALDERGVGAGDRVGIYLPNLPQFVTAFHGTLRAGGIVVPMNPQYKAREISHLLSDSGAAVVVTLADLVPVVNEVVEETDVEHVVSVGGEAEGATSFDAFLADDELDVVDRDPDDVACQPYTSGTTGQPKGVLLTHENLGSNARSTGALMPGGFRADDRMLGVLPLFHIYGMTVTMLGTLFNGAAYYPLPSWDAQEAVSLVEEADITILHGVPAMYNDLINQPNVEEFDLSSVRFANSGGSSLPIEVMRRFEELFSVELFEGYGLTETSPVTHANRPDDRRAGSIGRPIDGVQSKIVDHEFEEVPPVERGPVDEEEVNLDDITGELVVAGPNVMKGYYGLPEANEAAFTEEDGTRWFHTGDVGYHDEDGYFYVVDREKHMINTAGYNVYPREVEELLFEHPDIADAAVVGIPDDRRGETVKTFVVPADAGPSDTDLTEEAVREYCLENLAEYKHPREVAFVEELPRTTTGKVQKFELRDSE; encoded by the coding sequence ATGGTCAACCTCGTTTCCGACGTCGCAGAGACCGCCGCGGAGTTCCCCGACCGGACGGCCATCGGGTTCCGCGGCGAGCAGGTGAGTTACGAACAGTTCTGGAGTGAGGCAGGACGGTTCGCCGCCGCCCTCGACGAACGGGGCGTCGGCGCGGGCGACCGGGTCGGCATCTACCTCCCGAACCTCCCGCAGTTCGTCACGGCGTTCCACGGGACGCTCCGGGCGGGCGGCATCGTCGTCCCGATGAACCCGCAGTACAAGGCCCGCGAGATATCCCACCTTCTCTCTGACAGCGGGGCGGCGGTCGTCGTCACCCTCGCGGACCTCGTGCCCGTCGTCAACGAGGTGGTCGAGGAGACGGACGTCGAACACGTCGTGAGCGTCGGTGGCGAAGCGGAGGGGGCCACCTCCTTCGACGCGTTCCTCGCGGACGACGAACTCGATGTCGTGGACCGCGACCCGGACGACGTGGCCTGCCAGCCCTACACCTCGGGGACCACCGGCCAGCCGAAGGGCGTCCTCCTGACCCACGAGAACCTCGGGTCGAACGCCCGGTCGACGGGCGCACTGATGCCGGGCGGGTTCCGGGCGGACGACCGGATGCTCGGCGTCCTCCCCCTGTTCCACATCTACGGGATGACGGTGACGATGCTTGGGACGCTGTTCAACGGCGCGGCGTACTACCCCCTGCCCTCGTGGGACGCACAGGAGGCCGTCTCGCTCGTCGAGGAGGCGGACATCACCATCCTCCACGGCGTTCCCGCGATGTACAACGACCTCATCAACCAGCCCAACGTCGAGGAGTTCGACCTCTCATCGGTGCGGTTCGCCAACTCCGGGGGCAGTAGCCTCCCCATCGAGGTGATGCGCCGCTTCGAGGAACTGTTCAGCGTGGAACTGTTCGAGGGCTACGGCCTGACCGAGACCAGCCCCGTCACGCACGCCAACCGTCCCGACGACCGGCGCGCCGGGTCCATCGGCCGGCCCATCGACGGCGTCCAGTCGAAGATCGTCGACCACGAGTTCGAGGAGGTGCCGCCGGTCGAACGCGGCCCGGTCGACGAGGAGGAAGTGAACCTCGACGACATCACGGGTGAACTCGTCGTCGCCGGGCCGAACGTGATGAAGGGGTACTACGGTCTCCCCGAAGCGAACGAGGCCGCCTTCACCGAGGAGGACGGCACGCGCTGGTTCCACACGGGCGACGTGGGCTACCACGACGAGGACGGCTACTTCTACGTCGTGGACCGCGAGAAGCACATGATCAACACCGCAGGCTACAACGTCTACCCCCGCGAGGTGGAGGAACTGCTCTTCGAGCACCCCGACATCGCGGACGCCGCCGTCGTCGGCATCCCGGACGACCGCCGCGGCGAGACGGTCAAGACGTTCGTCGTCCCCGCGGACGCCGGTCCGTCGGACACCGACCTGACCGAGGAGGCGGTCCGCGAGTACTGTCTGGAGAACCTCGCGGAGTACAAGCACCCGCGCGAGGTGGCGTTCGTTGAGGAACTGCCCCGGACGACGACGGGGAAGGTCCAGAAGTTCGAGTTGCGAGATTCGGAGTGA
- a CDS encoding ABC transporter ATP-binding protein, which translates to MLAVEDCSVSYGKVAALRGVDIHVDSGEFVAAIGPNGAGKSTLCNTVSGFREYGGSVQYRGDEVRGQRPRQLVQNGLVHCTESRDLFGHMSVEDNLKLGAYRAQTDADERLRFVYDLFPALEERTEQDARTMSGGEQQMLAIGRALMGDPDLLVLDEPTLGLAPVILEDISEGIDEIRESGVTILLCEQNVTFAMKHADRIYLLEQGDVVREGTPEDLRDDDYIRESYLGG; encoded by the coding sequence CTGCTGGCCGTCGAGGACTGTTCGGTCTCCTACGGGAAGGTGGCGGCACTCCGTGGCGTCGATATCCACGTAGACAGCGGGGAGTTCGTCGCCGCCATCGGCCCGAACGGGGCCGGGAAGTCGACGCTCTGTAACACCGTTTCCGGGTTCCGGGAGTACGGCGGGTCCGTCCAGTACCGCGGCGACGAGGTGCGCGGGCAGCGTCCGCGCCAACTCGTCCAGAACGGCCTCGTCCACTGTACGGAGTCCCGTGACCTGTTCGGACACATGTCCGTCGAGGACAACCTCAAACTGGGGGCCTACCGCGCTCAGACGGACGCCGACGAGCGACTCCGGTTCGTCTACGACCTGTTCCCGGCGCTCGAAGAGCGGACGGAACAGGACGCCCGGACGATGAGCGGGGGCGAACAGCAGATGCTCGCCATCGGGCGAGCGCTGATGGGCGACCCGGACCTCCTCGTCCTCGACGAACCGACGCTCGGTCTCGCGCCGGTCATCCTCGAGGACATCTCCGAGGGTATCGACGAGATACGCGAGTCGGGGGTCACCATCCTGCTCTGCGAGCAGAACGTGACCTTCGCGATGAAGCACGCCGACCGCATCTACCTGCTGGAGCAGGGCGATGTCGTCCGCGAGGGGACGCCCGAAGACCTCCGCGACGACGACTACATCCGCGAATCGTACCTCGGCGGGTAG
- a CDS encoding enoyl-CoA hydratase/isomerase family protein, translated as MSESTTDDAVLLDIDDEIATITLNRPDMRNALTHEVSMALIDTLDEVEESDARALVVTGAGGAFSAGGDINSMTERLSGDMPTHEAVRHIRQATSRAIARVATFYLPTFAKIDGVAFGAGANLALACDIQLASADSKISFGFKQVGLAVDTGTSYFLPRIVGMNTAKELVFTGELVDADRAEDLGLFNRVYDDIGEADEFIGEIANGPTVALAHSKETLAQGFEQSLDQAMTREAQHQAAVFETHDHREGAEAFMGKREPEFEGR; from the coding sequence ATGAGTGAGAGTACCACTGACGACGCCGTCCTCCTCGACATCGACGACGAGATTGCCACGATTACGCTCAACCGCCCGGACATGCGAAACGCCCTCACCCACGAGGTGTCGATGGCGCTCATCGACACCCTCGACGAGGTGGAGGAGAGCGACGCCCGCGCGCTGGTCGTGACGGGCGCTGGCGGGGCCTTCTCCGCCGGCGGCGACATCAACTCGATGACCGAGCGACTGAGCGGCGACATGCCGACCCACGAGGCGGTCCGGCACATCCGGCAAGCGACGAGTCGCGCCATCGCCCGCGTGGCGACGTTCTACCTGCCGACGTTCGCCAAGATAGACGGCGTCGCCTTCGGCGCGGGCGCGAACCTCGCGCTGGCCTGCGACATCCAGCTGGCGAGCGCGGACTCGAAGATATCGTTCGGGTTCAAGCAGGTCGGTCTCGCCGTGGACACGGGCACGTCGTACTTCCTCCCGCGAATCGTGGGGATGAACACCGCGAAGGAACTCGTCTTCACGGGCGAACTCGTCGACGCCGACCGGGCGGAGGACCTCGGCCTGTTCAACCGCGTCTACGACGACATCGGCGAGGCAGACGAGTTCATCGGCGAGATAGCGAACGGGCCGACGGTGGCGCTGGCCCACTCGAAGGAGACGCTCGCGCAGGGCTTCGAGCAGTCGCTCGACCAGGCGATGACCCGCGAGGCACAGCACCAGGCGGCCGTCTTCGAGACGCACGACCACCGCGAGGGCGCGGAGGCGTTCATGGGCAAGCGCGAACCGGAGTTCGAGGGCCGATAG
- a CDS encoding ABC transporter ATP-binding protein, translating into MSSEPRQPETAGTDGTESYGPDDGVLVVDNLRKEFGGLVAVEDFSFAVAEQEILGFIGPNGAGKSTTFNCVTGFYEPTGGTVWYHGEDVTGRPSYEMVNKGLARTFQHFRPLHDRSVVDNVALGLVPDKLFSFGGLRGETRERAAQLCERVGLGDDLHRTPDELPHAGLLRLELGRALATDPSLLLVDEPFAGLAGSEVESVSNLLRELREEGLTLVVVDHNMRGLLSLIDRAVVINFGSKLAEGTPDEIRNDPEVQRAYLGGDL; encoded by the coding sequence ATGAGTAGCGAGCCACGACAGCCCGAAACTGCGGGCACCGACGGTACGGAGTCGTACGGCCCTGACGACGGGGTGCTGGTCGTCGACAACCTGCGAAAGGAGTTCGGCGGTCTCGTCGCGGTGGAGGACTTCTCCTTCGCCGTCGCCGAACAGGAGATTCTCGGGTTTATCGGCCCGAACGGGGCCGGGAAGTCCACGACGTTCAACTGCGTGACGGGCTTCTACGAACCGACCGGCGGGACCGTCTGGTACCACGGCGAGGACGTCACCGGGCGGCCGTCCTACGAGATGGTCAACAAGGGCCTCGCCCGGACGTTCCAGCACTTCCGGCCGCTCCACGACCGCTCGGTGGTCGACAACGTCGCACTGGGGCTCGTCCCGGACAAACTGTTCTCGTTCGGCGGGTTGCGCGGCGAGACGCGCGAACGTGCCGCACAGCTCTGTGAACGCGTCGGCCTCGGTGATGACTTACACCGGACGCCGGACGAACTGCCCCACGCGGGGCTGTTGCGCCTCGAACTGGGGCGCGCACTGGCGACCGACCCATCGCTGTTGCTCGTCGACGAGCCGTTTGCGGGGCTGGCGGGGAGCGAAGTCGAGAGCGTCTCGAACCTCCTACGTGAACTCCGCGAGGAGGGGCTGACGCTCGTCGTCGTCGACCACAACATGCGCGGTCTGCTGTCGCTTATCGACCGCGCGGTGGTCATCAACTTCGGCTCGAAACTCGCCGAGGGGACGCCCGACGAGATACGCAACGATCCGGAGGTTCAGCGTGCGTACCTCGGGGGTGACCTGTGA
- a CDS encoding branched-chain amino acid ABC transporter permease, producing MSGLLVPLQADATTVLVQIVTISALYALVALGFTLIFGVGGVLNLAHGANITIGAFAAFVVSSQWGLGGVAGLLAAFVVTGVLSGVYYLGLIKRIQDEPIMVMIITLVTAVAVEEVIRFIYGSQPKVLPLVDGRFIIGGSTVTSATLVAFVLSALLIAALFAFVNYTRQGKALLATSMTRKGAALVGIEADRINLLVWVAAGALAGVAGVFLGATQGASYAMGRGPLVLSFTIVVLGGIGSIRGSVLGAFIVGTLEILTVQYIDSSLTGLTPLLVLVAVLLLRPEGLFGRELVEA from the coding sequence ATGTCCGGACTGCTCGTCCCGCTTCAGGCCGACGCTACCACGGTGCTGGTACAGATCGTCACCATCAGCGCCCTGTACGCGCTGGTGGCCCTCGGGTTCACCCTCATCTTCGGGGTCGGTGGCGTCCTGAACCTCGCGCACGGCGCGAACATCACCATTGGGGCGTTCGCCGCGTTCGTCGTCTCCTCCCAGTGGGGTCTGGGCGGCGTCGCGGGCCTGTTGGCGGCGTTCGTCGTCACGGGCGTTCTGAGCGGGGTCTACTACCTCGGACTCATCAAGCGTATTCAGGACGAACCCATCATGGTGATGATCATCACGCTCGTCACCGCCGTCGCCGTCGAGGAGGTCATCCGATTCATCTACGGCTCCCAGCCGAAGGTACTCCCCCTCGTCGACGGCCGGTTCATCATCGGAGGGTCGACCGTGACCTCCGCGACGCTGGTGGCGTTCGTCCTCTCGGCGCTACTCATCGCCGCCCTGTTCGCGTTCGTCAACTACACGCGACAGGGAAAGGCGCTGCTGGCGACGAGCATGACCCGGAAGGGCGCGGCACTGGTCGGCATCGAGGCCGACCGCATCAACCTGCTCGTCTGGGTCGCCGCGGGTGCACTCGCGGGCGTCGCCGGGGTGTTCCTCGGCGCGACACAGGGTGCCTCCTATGCGATGGGCCGCGGACCGCTAGTGCTCTCGTTCACCATCGTCGTCCTCGGCGGTATCGGCTCCATCCGAGGGAGCGTCCTCGGGGCGTTCATCGTGGGCACACTGGAGATTCTGACCGTCCAGTACATCGATTCGAGCCTCACGGGACTGACGCCGCTGCTGGTGCTGGTCGCCGTGTTGCTGCTCAGACCCGAGGGATTGTTCGGTCGCGAACTGGTGGAAGCATGA
- a CDS encoding branched-chain amino acid ABC transporter permease: MSEDTASERVADDQSGRSLPSIPGRYVAGVVGLLVLAAMPVLADMEIGLGVPGVFVFTVDQLFLLDLTAALYFGMFAMSWDTVSGYTGQISFGHGLFFAVGGYTSALLNLGFGIDPLLSIPVGIVLAAVAGILIGVPALRLRGPYLSLVTLVAPLILLQLFIFRSDVFGGELGLRDPEPFLGFGVSQASTVFYIALALFVLIMALLLLVTRSDAGRVFTAIREDEDAVASVGLNPAKFKIFAFVLSAAVGGLAGAMYVHTPIGGPTPSELFSTTVNVEVIIAAVLGGMGTIVGAAIGGIFVGLVPILLDEVGVVIPVLGVPVGEIDFLLFAVITLFLLFVLPGGILRSVLNAGSRVRGWRRGDEVATDGGRPERVVTRVARRWYDGLREEGGDDDE, encoded by the coding sequence ATGAGCGAGGACACCGCCTCGGAACGCGTCGCGGACGACCAGAGCGGGCGCTCGCTCCCGTCGATACCCGGCCGGTACGTCGCCGGCGTCGTCGGACTGCTCGTCCTCGCGGCTATGCCGGTGCTGGCGGACATGGAAATCGGCCTCGGCGTGCCGGGCGTGTTCGTCTTCACCGTCGACCAACTGTTCCTGCTCGACCTGACCGCCGCGCTGTACTTCGGCATGTTCGCGATGAGCTGGGACACCGTCTCGGGGTACACCGGGCAGATATCGTTCGGCCACGGCCTGTTCTTCGCCGTCGGCGGCTACACGTCGGCGCTGTTGAACCTCGGCTTCGGCATCGACCCACTGCTGTCGATACCGGTGGGAATCGTGCTCGCGGCCGTCGCGGGAATCCTCATCGGCGTGCCAGCCCTGCGGCTGCGCGGGCCGTACCTCTCGCTGGTGACGCTGGTCGCGCCGCTCATCCTGCTCCAGTTGTTCATCTTCCGGAGCGACGTGTTCGGCGGCGAACTCGGCCTGCGCGATCCCGAACCGTTCCTCGGCTTCGGCGTCTCGCAGGCGAGCACGGTGTTCTACATCGCACTCGCCCTGTTCGTCCTCATCATGGCGCTGTTGCTCCTCGTGACACGGTCGGATGCCGGGCGAGTGTTCACAGCCATCCGCGAGGACGAGGACGCCGTGGCGAGCGTCGGGCTGAACCCGGCGAAGTTCAAGATATTCGCGTTCGTCCTCAGCGCGGCCGTCGGCGGCCTCGCGGGGGCGATGTACGTCCACACTCCCATCGGCGGGCCGACGCCGTCGGAACTGTTCTCGACGACGGTCAACGTCGAGGTCATCATCGCAGCCGTCCTCGGCGGGATGGGCACCATCGTCGGTGCCGCCATCGGGGGTATCTTCGTCGGCCTCGTCCCGATTCTGCTGGACGAGGTGGGGGTCGTCATCCCCGTCCTCGGCGTGCCCGTCGGCGAGATAGACTTCCTGCTGTTCGCCGTCATCACGCTGTTCTTACTGTTCGTCCTGCCGGGGGGAATCCTGCGGAGCGTGCTCAACGCGGGCAGTCGGGTCCGCGGCTGGCGGCGCGGCGACGAGGTGGCGACCGACGGCGGCCGCCCCGAACGCGTCGTGACGCGCGTCGCCCGTCGCTGGTACGACGGCCTGCGGGAGGAGGGAGGTGACGACGATGAGTAG